Proteins found in one Thermoplasmata archaeon genomic segment:
- a CDS encoding 30S ribosomal protein S3 — MPGATVTERRKDKRIIVENMRRVLLKEYLMHETRRAGFGGLDIQRTPMGTRVTLQSERPGLVIGRKGGAIKSLTDAVERQFKFDNPQIEVQEVANPSLNAQIMAEKLANALERGWHFRRAGHSTVRRIMEAGGKGCLVIIAGKLTGQRHRTEKFKAGHIKYCGEPRNLWMGKGFAVAKLKPGVIGVTVEIMNPLAKLPDEIEVRPPAVGASPAEPEPVVAPEPEPVPAGGLAPAAAPVEPEAGAEDAVILPEEEPPKLGETVKKSRVATKRLKKVAKEVKELGVDADVDVAGEK, encoded by the coding sequence GTGCCCGGTGCCACGGTCACGGAGCGGCGCAAGGACAAGCGCATCATCGTTGAGAACATGCGCCGGGTTCTCCTGAAGGAGTACCTGATGCACGAGACGCGCCGCGCGGGCTTCGGCGGCCTGGACATCCAGCGCACGCCCATGGGCACGCGGGTCACGCTCCAGTCGGAGCGACCCGGGCTGGTCATCGGCCGCAAGGGCGGCGCGATCAAGAGCCTCACGGACGCCGTCGAGCGGCAGTTCAAGTTCGACAACCCGCAGATCGAGGTGCAGGAGGTCGCGAACCCGTCGCTGAACGCGCAGATCATGGCGGAGAAGCTCGCGAACGCCCTCGAGCGTGGCTGGCACTTCCGCCGCGCGGGGCACAGCACGGTGCGCCGGATCATGGAGGCGGGTGGGAAGGGGTGCCTGGTGATCATCGCAGGGAAGCTCACCGGGCAGCGGCACCGCACGGAGAAGTTCAAGGCGGGCCACATCAAGTACTGCGGCGAACCGCGGAATCTCTGGATGGGCAAGGGTTTCGCAGTCGCCAAGCTCAAGCCCGGCGTCATCGGCGTGACCGTGGAGATCATGAACCCTCTGGCGAAGCTCCCGGACGAGATTGAGGTCCGGCCTCCCGCGGTCGGAGCGTCCCCGGCGGAACCGGAACCTGTCGTCGCGCCTGAACCGGAGCCCGTTCCCGCGGGAGGCCTGGCTCCGGCTGCGGCCCCGGTGGAGCCGGAAGCCGGCGCGGAAGACGCCGTCATCCTGCCCGAGGAGGAACCCCCCAAGCTCGGGGAGACGGTCAAGAAGAGTCGCGTGGCCACGAAGCGCCTGAAGAAGGTTGCCAAGGAGGTCAAGGAACTCGGCGTGGATGCGGATGTCGACGTAGCGGGGGAGAAGTAA